In one Alnus glutinosa chromosome 14, dhAlnGlut1.1, whole genome shotgun sequence genomic region, the following are encoded:
- the LOC133857112 gene encoding replication protein A 70 kDa DNA-binding subunit A produces MAVNLTPNAIAAIESGDVNAKPLVQVLDIKLIGSTQERYRLLLSDAVSTQHAMLATQLNDRVKSGRVRKGSVVQLVEYICSPVQNRKIIVVLNMETIIPDCEIIGNPKSLVESDSAAQKPLFNGNLVQSARVSNNNFSAQKPGHNVQNFPPTVQPPYKPPPNYKNHGPILKNDAPARIIPIAALNPYQGRWAIKARVTAKGDLRRYNNARGDGKVFSFDLLDSDGGEIRVTCFNAVVDRFYDAIELGKVYMISKGSLKPAQKNYNHLKNEWEIFLEATSMVELCPDEDGSIPRQQFSFRPISEIENAENNSILDVIGVVISVNPSVPILRKNGMETQRRILNLKDGSGRSVELTLWGEFCNREGQKLEEMINSGGFPVLAVKSGKVNDFSGKSIGTISATQLLINPDLPEAHGLRNWFDGVGKSASSVSISREIILGGSKNEIRKTVSQIKDEGFGRSDKPDWVTVKAAISFIKTDTFCYTACPLMIGDRQCNKKVTRSGNARWQCDRCNQEFEECDYRYLLQAQIQDHTGLTWVTAFQESGEEILGCSAKELYSLKYEDQDDDRFGGIIRSRLFIQYLFRLKIKEEMYGDEQRVKITVVKVDNVNYSSEGRYMLDLISKFPRQ; encoded by the exons ATGGCAGTGAACCTGACGCCGAACGCAATTGCGGCGATAGAGTCCGGCGACGTGAACGCGAAGCCGCTAGTGCAGGTGCTGGACATCAAGCTGATCGGGAGCACGCAGGAGCGGTACCGGTTGCTCCTCTCCGACGCCGTTTCGACTCAGCACGCCATGCTGGCGACTCAGCTCAACGACCGGGTCAAGTCCGGCCGGGTCCGGAAAGGCTCCGTCGTCCAGTTGGTCGAGTACATTTGCAGCCCCGTCCAGAACCGCAA GATAATTGTTGTGCTGAACATGGAAACTATAATCCCAGACTGTGAGATAATTGGGAATCCAAAGTCACTGGTTGAATCTGATTCAGCAGCTCAAAAACCATTGTTTAATGGCAATTTAGTGCAGTCAGCAAGGGTTAGCAATAACAATTTCAGTGCCCAGAAACCAGGTCATAACGTGCAAAATTTCCCACCAACTGTTCAACCTCCATACAAACCACCGCCAAATTACAAAAATCATGGTCCAATTTTGAAGAATGATGCACCAGCACGTATAATTCCCATTGCTGCTTTGAATCCTTATCAGGGGCGATGGGCTATCAAGGCTAGAGTTACTGCAAAAGGCGATCTCCGTCGCTATAATAATGCCCGGGGAGATGGGAAGGTGTTCTCTTTTGACCTCCTCGACTCTGATGGTGGAGAAATACGTGTCACTTGCTTCAATGCTGTTGTTGACCGCTTCTATGATGCTATTGAGCTCGGTAAAGTTTATATGATCTCAAAGGGTAGCTTAAAACCTGCTCAGAAGAACTATAACCATCTGAAGAATGAATGGGAGATATTTCTCGAGGCAACTTCGATGGTGGAGCTTTGCCCAGATGAAGATGGTTCTATACCAAGGCAGCAATTCTCCTTCAGGCCTATCAGTGAAATTGAGAATGCTGAAAACAATTCCATACTTGATGTTATTGGTGTTGTGATATCTGTGAATCCTTCAGTGCCCATTTTGAGAAAGAATGGGATGGAAACTCAGAGAAGAATCCTGAATCTGAAGGATGGATCTGGCAGGAGTGTTGAGCTAACCCTCTGGGGGGAGTTCTGCAACAGGGAAGGTCAAAAGCTGGAAGAAATGATCAACTCTGGGGGTTTTCCTGTTTTAGCTGTCAAATCTGGGAAGGTTAATGACTTTAGTGGGAAATCAATAGGGACAATTTCTGCGACACAGCTCCTCATAAATCCTGATCTGCCTGAGGCTCATGGTTTGAGAAACTGGTTTGATGGAGTTGGAAAAAGTGCTTCTTCTGTATCAATTTCTAGAGAAATTATTCTAGGAGGATCTAAGAATGAGATACGTAAAACAGTGTCTCAGATCAAGGATGAGGGTTTTGGAAGATCAGATAAGCCAGATTGGGTAACAGTGAAGGCAGCCATATCTTTCATTAAGACAGATACTTTCTGTTACACAGCCTGCCCATTGATGATTGGAGATAGACAGTGTAATAAGAAAGTGACAAGGTCAGGAAATGCAAGATGGCAATGTGACAGGTGCAATCAAGAGTTTGAGGAGTGTGACTATAGATACCTTCTTCAAGCCCAAATTCAAGACCATACAGGATTGACTTGGGTGACAGCTTTCCAGGAATCTGGGGAAGAGATCTTAGGTTGCTCGGCAAAGGAGTTGTATTCTTTGAAGTATGAAGACCAGGATGATGACAGGTTTGGAGGAATAATCCGGAGCAGACTCTTCATCCAATATCTTTTCCGGCTTAAAATCAAAGAGGAAATGTATGGTGATGAACAAAGGGTTAAGATCACTGTAGTTAAGGTGGATAATGTGAACTATTCTTCAGAGGGCAGATACATGCTAGATCTGATTTCAAAGTTTCCTAGGCAATGA